The nucleotide sequence gtcaCCCACTAttgaataagcggtatagaagatgaatgaatgaatgaaaattttCTGGATctggaaaaaacaaatgatatgAAGCTCCTATTCGCCATATGATCAAAAgctaaacaaaaatgtgtgactaaaaattcctttttgtttgtttgtttttgctgtttttactaGGAGGGCCTACCACGTCAGATCATGGTTTCCTGAGCAGCTTTACTGCCAACACATCACAAAGATCCTTACCATTCTGGGCCATGACTTCGCTGCTTCCCAACACCAGCATTCCCGAGAGCACAGAAGCTCTGCTGGTGACCTCTGACTGTCTGTTTAACCTGACTGCGGCTGTGCAAGCGGGACATGGCTCAGACCAGTCACTTCCACCGCTCTGCACCCCCTGCTGCTGCGGGGTGCTCAACCGCACCCTGGCTGTGGCGTTTATGGTCAGCCTGGCATTTGCTGTTGTGGTTGGAAATGTGGTCACTCTAACAGTCTTTGTGCAAACTAGGCAGTCGAGAACACCGCAAGGGTACTTGAAAGGTAAATTTATTGGgctcttctttttttctactAGTTAAGATTGACCAGATTAAAACCTGATTGTCAACCATTTTCTATGTTCTGAAATACTTTTTGCTAAAAGcaataaatacaaatctaaatataacaaatattatttcccttgaataaaataatgttgcTTTACATTCATTGgtacattttacaaaataacagatccataaacaaatatataaagaGTGACtgcctcttttctttttaaatcttttccaCAGTGTCTCTGGCCATAGCAGACATGATGGTGGGTGTTGTCGTGGTTCCTTTCTCTGTCTACACCGAAATGTCTCTCATGGTGACCAGCCCTCTTCCCATGTGGTATCAGGGTGGTACATCTTCATTCTTCAGTGACCTGGGGAGCCCCTGGCAGCCCTGCATGCTGATTGGTCCCGTGTTTGCAGGATGCACCTTTGTCTCCATCAGCACCATCTTCCTGATGACCCTGGAGCGCAGTGTGGCCATTCTGTGGCCGCTCCACAAGGACGCATTGGTGACCAGAAGACGAACGCTGCTCCTCATCTTGCTGTCCTGGGCAGCCAGCTTCTTGCTGGCTGTTGCCCCTCTCATCTTCAGCAGCAACTTTAATTTGGAGTACAATGAGTGCAGTCGTATGTGTAACTACACCCCACTGTTGTTTGGAGGTCAGCTACCACCTGATGCCAACATTTTGCTGCTGTTCCCAGCATTTGACTTCACACTTCTTGGGGGGACATTAGCAATTAATATTGTGTCCTTCACAAGCATTCGCCGGTACACCCGAAAACGCAAACTGCTCTCAGGAGGGAGTCTGAGTGAAGGTGGGGGAGGATGCTCCCACAGACCATCCTTTTCAGACATTAAGGCTGCAAAGACAATCGGCATACTGACATTTGCCTTCACAGCATCCTTCTCTCCCATTGCAGTGTTTGTGCTTGGAAACGTGGTGGGATACACGTGGTGCAACTTTTCTTTTCTGGCGTTCTGGATTCTGACAGGAAACAGCTGCTGTAATGTCATTATCTACAGTGTGAGGGACCACCGCTTCAGGAAGGGTGTGACCCTTCTTTTTCAAAGAGAGCAACCCCCCCCCCATGGTGAGAAAACCTGAGGGCCATGATAATTTCATTTGCTGTAACAAGCTCGTGTTTTGTGATTATGGTCCAAAATATATATTGCTTgcaattattttattcaaatgagGATCAATGCCCTACTCATGTTTGCACAGTGTCAACGCCTTGCAGAAGGGGACGAAATGTAGAAAAAATCAATGCTTTCTCCAGATCTATTAAAGGTCCTGTTCAAATGTTGTGCTATCATGTAGTTGGGAGTTAAACTACAAAGAGACAGTTTCAAGTACAGTTGTGAACAAACGCAGGACACATAGTGAATAAACATCTAAGAACACAGGGCAAAGTTTTCAGACTTGCATGAATGTGTCAAGCTGGATTAACACCTAATCAACCATTATCattctttaagaaaaaaacatttggagaaTGTAGTTAAGTAAAACACAGAATCTAAAGAGAAAGAATGATTTTTGGTTACAAGTCAGATTAGAAGATGCCATGACTTTAACTTTCATATACATTTAAACAGTGTAAGAATGGCGTTCCTAGTTTTGTCATATGGAGAcaatgttggtttttcatttgaGTACATTGGCAAAATtaaataagtcagtcagtcagtccttttctatactgcttcttccatagtgggttgcgggaagcaggtgcctatctccagcagtctattggtgagaggcggggtacaccctggacatgttgccagtccatcgcagggcaacacacaaacaaccatgcacacatgcattcatacacctaagggcaatttagagagatcaattaacctaacaggcatgtgtttggactgtgggaggaagccggagtacctggtgagaacacACGCATGAATgaggagaatatgcaaactccattcagaaagacccccggccgggaatcgaacccaggaccttttgctgcaagaagtgctaccaactgcgtcacCGTGCACCCCTTGGCAAAATGTATCAttggaaattattattattattattattaaataaaaaaatttccaAAGTCAGAAGAGCTGATGTACATGTTGCTCTGATTGTGATCTAAGTCCATTCAAAATTAAGCGTGAATTCCTGAGTGATCTAAATAACTGCAGCTTACTGAATGACCACTTGATGTCAGCTTTAAAAGCAGAAGGGGCATTTGTTGACACTTGCTTTTGAGTCCCAAAAGGTATTAAAACACCTTaaagttttttatgttttgtcactGTACACCCACAACGTTTTATGAGATAGACCAGTACAAGGTTGCACATATTTCTTAAGGGCTTGTCAACATTttctgacaaataaaaatgtaaatggtgtGGTGTGCACTTATATTTCGTGCTCTTTATTATGAAACTCTTAAGTAAGATCCAGTACAACCAAAACTGAAAACTAGTTGAAAAGTTACCTAATCAGTAAATAGAGTTCCCCTGCACATCCACCTGAATACATCATCTCCACCATGATACAAGGTGATGGcattatcatgctgtggggaagtatttcttcagcagggtcaGGGGATAGTTGATAAGAAAAAAGATAACGTTAAGTGCAGGgaagtcctggaagaaaacccagAGCCTGCAAAAGACCTTAGAATGGGTTCAAGGTCCATTGTCCAGCAGGATATGAACTCTTcacaaacagccagagctacaatgaaatggatTAGATCACAGCAAATTATGAGTTAGAATTACTCAGTTAAAGTTCAAAGGTAAAttcaattaagaatctgtgaaaACCTTGGTTCACAGGCATAATTTGTCAATTTGATTAAGCATAAtgtgttttacaaagaagaatatgCAAAAATTTTGCGTttttttagatgtgcaaagctggaagaGACATATCCCAAACAACTCACAGTAAGTAAACAGTTGTTCGACACAGCATTGACTCAGggggactaaatacaaatgcatctcacacttttcagatttttatttgtcctACTTTGTTTTGATCCATCACCAACAAACCAAATTTAAAGCATCAAAATTTGtagttttaacataaaaaattgTGAAAGGGTTCAGGCTGGAATACATACTTATCCAAGGACTGTACCCAAGCTCTTTAGTGAAAACAACTTGACTGGGGTTAGTTATAGTacaccttaaatatttcaattaatctaaaacttaATGTGATCTGTTAAATAATAATCAGAGGGACAACTGCTTGCTGTAACTGCTGAATGATTTCCAATAATTTGAAAAGGTTCCAAGACTGTCAACCTTTAAATTGTAATCATGATAGCTCAATGACAAATTTGTGAAGTCAATCTGGCTCTTTCTACGACTTTGAGTGAACCACACCCACTGGTCGCTGGGGACAAACAGCAGCCTTCCTGTGACAGATTAGCGTTGTAtagagaatgaatgaatgaatgaatgaatgaatgaatggacggacggacggacggacggacggacggagggacggatggatggacggatggatggatggatggatggatgatatatGATTAAGTGTATGAAATGGGTGTACCAAATGGCAAAGGGGCAAACTGACACTATGCTGCAAAAATGGACAACTAAATGAAAATCTGTTTCCACCTATTGTCTATCTTCATGTTTAACGAACCATTTCCTAGGTTTACATTCATGTTTACagtcaaaacatgttttatacatCCCATCAAACCCTCTGCAAAATGCTATTTTCTAAAGTTTTTCAGAAACTAAAATGCACAGCAAAATCAATTTATGTATATTTGACCAGTTCATTTTAAGCATAAGTAAACAGCTAAAAGGTTTATGCGAAACACAAATAGTGTAGATAACAAAGAAAAAGGCCCATCTCCTGAATAAAATACATGTATTTACAGCAGCTCTACCGCTGCAAAACACATGCTCTTGgttcttgttgtttttatttaaatctttaaactaCAGATCTTTCACTGATTTCAGAAATTGaccaatttttttttgcttgattGTGAACTGCCTCTTCATTAGCAACTTCATGTTTAGAAACATtcctttgattgtttattaacatttattgattttaactatgattttatttacttttacaatattCTGCCTCAAGTATGAGAAGCAGATTTATTAGTACCTATGTCAGCAATTTGCATTGAGACATGAGTAGACATCAGTCATTGTTTTCGTCAgcataataaaaatgatttgtaCATTTATGACTAAATGAATGGAAACCAGCCACTGAAGTGCAGCGTGAGAGATTATAATCAGAGCATACCCTTGGACTGTGCACTCTGTTTCTTCAGCATATAATGTATCTGTAACATAAAGCAATGTGTATGAGTCGTGTGTTGTTGTACTGCACAATCTGACCACAGGACAAAAGATATAAATGAGAGTAATGAacattttgaagaataaaatTGTCCTATTTCACCACAATAAAGCATTTGCATTTCATGTCCTGTCATGTTATAAAgacattttatgtaaaagtaACCGTAAAGAGACGCCCAATTAACACAACAGGCCAGCCATATGAATTTCAGTTTTGGACTGTAAACACTTTTTTCATTACTACAGCAGGGgaaataagtattgaacatgTGAACATCTTCACTTAGTAAATAAATTTTCTAATGGGTATATTAACATAAAATAGACCAAGTATTAGTATCAACATGAGTCATcacatacaaagaaatcaaaagAACTTTTTTGACATATTATGTATTTTCAAATAGATTCAAGTCTGGTGATTGACAGGGcggctttattttctttctttgaaaccAACTTAGAGTGTCATtggctgtgtgtttgggattattgtCTTCCTAAAAAAATCCATCCTTCTTTTATCTTATAAATGTTTGCTACGTGCTGGTACAtttctccattcttccttcTTTCAATTATGTGAAGTCTGCCATTACCATATGCTGAATAACAGCTCGATGCCATTATGTTCCCACCTCTAAGGTTCACTGTTGTGGGTGGTTATTGGGTTGATGTGCAGTTCGGTACAGTATTGACTTTACTCTCCCACTCCTTCAATTGCTTGTCCAAATGTTCAGCAACATTTGGACAACATTTGGATAAAAGAGCTTCAGCATGCCTTTCCTTCTTCAGTGGAGTCTTTCACAATGAGCAGGTCTAGAGACTAGTCTTTACATATGTTTTTTAGACAAACTGTTCCTGTTAGTTGTATGTCTTTCTGAAACTTTCAGCAAGTTGTGCAAGTAGTCCTTGGCTCTTGGACAACTCTTGTAATCATTCTTTTTCCAGCTGTGCTCAACAAGACATTTAGAGGTTTAGTAATATGTCTGTCACCAATATCATCAGtgtgttttgcaaaaataaGGCCTTCAAGGTTTTAGGAGAGCTCTTTGCTTTTATCCATCATGCAATACTTCTGGTACAGTACCTttataatgaaaaacatttttattggccATCAGTTTAGACTATGCATCAGCTGACATGATGTTCTAGTCTCAGAAAACGTATGACCTGGCAAACCCCAAGACACTACAGAGGTCCACAGTGGGAACAGGCTTTCCCCTgaactttaaaagaaaatacattagcATAATTATTAGGCCGTAAAATGCAGTTCTGTAAATgctgctaaaagaaaaaaagaagcttaTGTATCTTGACAGGCTTTTCAACCACCCACAAAAAAGCCATtcctataaataattaaaaacagaaaaagcagaTGAAACTCAGATGTGACAGCAACATTGACACAACACATGGTATGGATAATACATTCACATTAGCATACACTGGCTACAACCAAGAGCCTCGAAGTCCGCTCAGGTGTTACAGTCTTTCAGTGCAGCTCTGTTGGAGGACGATTTCTGTACAAGATGTAAATTTTGGTACTTTATCTAGATTTTTGAAGAGGTGTTTTGTGAAATAGTTATCAGTAGcaagtatatacaggtccttctcaaaatattagcatattgtgataaagttcattattttccataatgtaatgatgaaaatttaacattcatatattttagattcattgcacactaactgaaatatttcaggtcttttattgtcttaatacggatgattttggcatacagttcatgaaaacccaaaattcctatctcacaaaattagcatatcattaaaagggtctctaaacgagctatgaacctaatcatctgaatcaacgagttaactctaaacacttgcaaaagattcctgaggcctttaaaactcacagtctggttcatcactcaaaaccccaatcatgggtaagactgccgacctgactgctgtccagaaggccactattgacacctcaagcaagagggtaagacacagaaagaaatttctgaatgaataggctgttcccagagtgctgtatcaaggcacctcagtgggacgtctgtgggaaggaaaaagtgtggcagaaaacgctgcacaacgagaagaggcgaccggaccctgaggaagattgtggagaagggccgattccagaccttgggggacctgcggaagcagcggattgagtctgaagtagaaacatccagagccaccgtgcacaggcgtgtgcaggaaatgggctacaggtgccgcattccccaggtcaagccatttttgaaccagaaacagcggcagaagcgcctgccctgggctacagagaagcagcactggactgttgctcagtggtccaaagtacttttttcagatgaaagcaaattctgcatgtcattcggaaatcaaggtgccagagtctggaggaagactggggagaaggaaatgccaaaatgccagaagtccagtgtcaagtacccacagtcagtgatggtctggggtgccgtgtcagctgctggtgttggtccactgtgttttatcaagggcagggtcaatgcagctagctatcaggacattttggagcacttcatgcttccatctgctgaaaagctttatggagatgaagatttcatttttcagcacgccctggcacttgctcacagtgccaaaaccactggtaaatggtttactgaccatggtatcactgtgctcaattggcctgccaactctcctgacctgaaccccatagagaatctgtgggatattgtgaagagaacgttgagagactcaagacccaacactctggatgagctaaaggccgctatcgaagcatcctgggcctccataagtcctcagcagtgccacaggctaattgcctccatgccacgccgcattgaagcagtcatttctgcaaaaggattcctgaccaagtattgagtgcataactgtacatgattatttgaaggttgacgttttttgtattaaaaacacttttcttttattggtcggatgaaatatgctaattttgtgagataggaattttgggttttcatgagctgtatgccacaatcatccgtattaagacaataaaagacctgaaatatttcagttagtgtgcaatgaatctaaaatatatgaatgttaaattttcatcattacattatggaaaataatgaactttatcacaatatgctaatattttgagaaggacctgtatgtagcaTATTCcagaataaaagtaaatttttccATATCATGGAGCCTGCTCAACAGAAAGGGTAACATGGTAAAGTCTACAAGAACATTCACTTTTACAGGCAGCTGAATATAACAGCAGAAAAATAGTTATTGAGTAATATTACAGGAAATTTAAAAACGACTATTCTTCTCATACTGGTTGCAGATTTTCTATGAAGCAACACCTACTGTTCAAAAcgtaaaatatattattagtgTGAGCCATCACAATATTGAGCATATACTGTACTTTACACGTTTGCATCTgaccattgtttttttgttcactgtatgtactgtatgtattatttaaaaacacctGATAAAAGCGTTTACCACAGCAAgatgattttcatttttttagaaAGATAACATAATATCGGCATGACCCAGACAATGAAGGGAACAGCTGCTGGttagacaaataaaaacagagcagagagaaAAGGGGACAATGGTTTTATGAAAACTGCTGGGACAACACAATTTGCCTGGAGGAGCAGATGGGACAATACCACATCCCAGATGTTGCTATCTTATTGTGGTAGAAGTGTTTGCTGCTTTGATGTGGAAATTTGTTTAGTGATTACTTTCAAACATAACTGTTctaaagcaaaatgaaacattaaacattCTGCTTTTAGGTATTTGTCGATTTAATTTAGCTTCACTTTAAATTATACACAGAGAATAAGTGAAGATATTTAGGCTTTCACTCTAAAAGTCCAGCAATTGTAAGAAAATTATAAACAGATTTACTGTGGTtgcccaaaataaaatcaagtttttttttttaaacctttaaactaATCTAAACAAAGACATAGCTTTCTGTTGCATACAAGACTTCTGTTTGgtacacaaataaacacaaaagcaattaaataaaataattccagCCCACGAGATGTTCTTTTGAAATAATAAGTAATAAAGCAAGCATTGTTCATCAGTGAAAAATCCCCTGGGAATATGGAGATTTTCTTTGGCAGCAACATGGAGGCATGCGGGAGGCTAACTGAGGACTCACTGGAGAGCTGTGGATTTCCTTACTGATAATTTGCCACCCTGTAAAGGATTAAGAGTAATGTTTAATTAATAACACATACATAGTACAAACTCATCAATGTGTAAAAATCAGAAACTATGCcataagaataaaatatttcaaaaatatattttttccttttccaatGTTGATTTCAGATAAGACATAACCggcagaaaacatgcaaaacacgGAGTACCTTTAAGCATCAAAAAATGTAACCATGTATTTCAGTGTAACAAGTGTAGTTgacatacatgtttttttttttatcgtaaCTTGTAGTTAGCAACACAGTGTTTTGTTTCTCAGAACATTATTTATTATCAGTATGCAAACTCTGGTCCTGTGTGCGCACTCTATCTAAGGTTTCACATTTCTCTAACCTACGTGTGACAATAAGTAGCTTTTGAATTTGTA is from Girardinichthys multiradiatus isolate DD_20200921_A chromosome 4, DD_fGirMul_XY1, whole genome shotgun sequence and encodes:
- the LOC124867449 gene encoding adenosine receptor A3-like; this encodes MTSLLPNTSIPESTEALLVTSDCLFNLTAAVQAGHGSDQSLPPLCTPCCCGVLNRTLAVAFMVSLAFAVVVGNVVTLTVFVQTRQSRTPQGYLKVSLAIADMMVGVVVVPFSVYTEMSLMVTSPLPMWYQGGTSSFFSDLGSPWQPCMLIGPVFAGCTFVSISTIFLMTLERSVAILWPLHKDALVTRRRTLLLILLSWAASFLLAVAPLIFSSNFNLEYNECSRMCNYTPLLFGGQLPPDANILLLFPAFDFTLLGGTLAINIVSFTSIRRYTRKRKLLSGGSLSEGGGGCSHRPSFSDIKAAKTIGILTFAFTASFSPIAVFVLGNVVGYTWCNFSFLAFWILTGNSCCNVIIYSVRDHRFRKGVTLLFQREQPPPHGEKT